The genome window CTGCAACCTTTTTCAGCAGCTACTTTAGCGCATGTAGAGCCTGCAGGGCCTGCGCCTACGACTACAACNNNNNNNNNNNNNNNNNNNNNNNNNNNNNNNNNNNNNNNNNNNNNNNNNNNNNNNNNNNNNNNNNNNNNNNNNNNNNNNNCATTCAACGCAGAGCTCTTCATCGAACACAGGATAAGTTTCTTCTAAAAATATAGCGTTCCCAGGGCAAGTGCCTGAGCAGGAGCCGCAATAAAGGCATAGAGTTCTATCTACTTTCATTTTTCTAGACTTTTTCCCTCTTCTTCCACTCTTCCAAACTCATAGAAAATTTCTTTTCAACTTCTTCTCTGTAAGTAATGCCACCGTTATAAGCGCAGAAAGGTATTATTCTGCCATTCGGAGTTGCATAATGGATAACGCAGCGCTTTACCCTCTCAACATCATAATTGTAATCATCTTGAAAATGCATACCTCCAACCATTAAAGTCTTCCAAGTAAACCTTCCTAACGATTCTCTACTCTGCTCTGAGAATAGATTAGTTAAGAAATCTAATAGGTTAAGAGTTTTAGGCATTTTATCTTCGTAAATGAACTCGCCGAAATATTTTCTGAAATTTTTTTCTAAGCTCTTCACTTTACCTTTCTCGGATTTTAATTTACTAAAAAATCGTACCAAAGGCGCTATTTTAGCTAGCTTGTTAGATAGCGCTAGCATT of Candidatus Thermoplasmatota archaeon contains these proteins:
- a CDS encoding 4Fe-4S binding protein, producing the protein MKVDRTLCLYCGSCSGTCPGNAIFLEETYPVFDEELCVE